One genomic segment of Candidatus Obscuribacterales bacterium includes these proteins:
- a CDS encoding LLM class flavin-dependent oxidoreductase, whose product FVWDHILFDNLWRPMVDPWIALAAIAMRTNSIRIGPMITPLARRRPWKVAREAISLDQLSNGRVILGVGLGAPELWEFGFFGEQTDAKIRARKLDEGLAILEGLLGGELFSFQGEFYQLEQMRFLPKPVQSPRIPIWVGGTWPNKKPIRRAANFDGYFPDAVLSPVVPDDWNDISAMIETHRVKEGPFDLVQYGITPGDDPAKAAAHVAPYQEVGVTWWMEGISPYDYGFGREDKWTPEIVDVLESRIHQGPPG is encoded by the coding sequence CTTCGTCTGGGATCATATCCTGTTCGATAATTTATGGCGGCCGATGGTTGACCCCTGGATAGCTTTGGCGGCGATCGCCATGCGCACCAATTCGATTCGCATTGGACCCATGATCACACCGTTGGCTCGCCGTCGTCCATGGAAGGTAGCTCGTGAGGCGATCTCACTCGATCAATTATCGAATGGGCGCGTAATCTTAGGGGTGGGTCTGGGTGCTCCGGAACTTTGGGAGTTCGGTTTCTTCGGCGAGCAGACTGATGCGAAAATCCGCGCTAGAAAACTGGATGAAGGCTTGGCGATCCTGGAGGGCTTGTTGGGTGGGGAATTATTCAGCTTCCAGGGTGAGTTTTACCAATTGGAGCAGATGCGATTTCTGCCGAAGCCAGTCCAGTCGCCGCGCATTCCGATCTGGGTCGGTGGGACATGGCCTAACAAAAAACCCATCAGACGCGCAGCGAATTTTGACGGATACTTCCCGGATGCTGTTTTGTCTCCAGTGGTACCTGATGATTGGAATGACATTTCTGCCATGATCGAGACTCACCGCGTAAAGGAGGGCCCTTTCGATTTGGTGCAGTATGGAATCACGCCCGGTGATGACCCTGCAAAGGCAGCTGCCCATGTGGCTCCATATCAGGAAGTTGGCGTTACCTGGTGGATGGAGGGGATCAGCCCTTATGATTATGGCTTCGGTCGGGAAGACAAATGGACTCCGGAGATCGTGGATGTGTTGGAAAGCCGCATCCATC